The region NNNNNNNNNNNNNNNNNNNNNNNNNNNNNNNNNNNNNNNNNNNNNNNNNNNNNNNNNNNNNNNNNNNNNNNNNNNNNNNNNNNNNNNNNNNNNNNNNNNNNNNNNNNNNNNNNNNNNNNNNNNNNNNNNNNNNNNNNNNNNNNNNNNNNNNNNNNNNNNNNNNNNNNNNNNNNNNNNNNNNNNNNNNNNNNNNNNNNNNNNNNNNNNNNNNNNNNNNNNNNNNNNNNNNNNNNNNNNNNNNNNNNNNNNNNNNNNNNNNNNNNNNNNNNNNNNNNNNNNNNNNNNNNNNNNNNNNNNNNNNNNNNNNNNNNNNNNNNNNNNNNNNNNNNNNNNNNNNNNNNNNNNNNNNNNNNNNNNNNNNNNNNNNNNNNNNNNNNNNNNNNNNNNNNNNNNNNNNNNNNNNNNNNNNNNNNNNNNNNNNNNNNNNNNNNNNNNNNNNNNNNNNNNNNNNNNNNNNNNNNNNNNNNNNNNNNNNNNNNNNNNNNNNNNNNNNNNNNNNNNNNNNNNNNNNNNNNNNNNNNNNNNNNNNNNNNNNNNNNNNNNNNNNNNNNNNNNNNNNNNNNNNNNNNNNNNNNNNNNNNNNNNNNNNNNNNNNNNNNNNNNNNNNNNNNNNNNNNNNNNNNNNNNNNNNNNNNNNNNNNNNNNNNNNNNNNNNNNNNNNNNNNNNNNNNNNNNNNNNNNNNNNNNNaacatttggggatggatggcaagggaagtttacaaaaatggacatcagttccagacagtggatgcccttcgtgaagccatcttcaacacttggagcagcgttcccactagcctcctggaaacactggcatcaagcatgcctaaacgattgtttgaagtcatcaacaagaatggtggagctccttttttttgacactttgatttctgttttggggggtttttcggggtttttttgagctatggtcttaaacttttgatcagctgaaaaaaatcatgtttgagtgtaaatgcagttttcaattaatttcccgctcaaaggtttttgtctcttgcactgatttcttcctttaacattgtgaagctctacttagaaccttcttaagatccaatagtgcaaaatgaaaattcttgcaatttcttgactggtcttaagattttgatcaggagtgtatttatAAAACAAGGACTACAATATCAGGTATTAGGGAAGGGTAAAGAACTAGAATATATAGTAGTAGAAATAtggggaaaagaaggaaaatgtaGAATAGTAAATTTTTATAATCCATTCAAAACACTGTAACTAGAATTTATGGAAGAGGTGTTGGGATATTTGGAGGGGAAAgtaatttggtgtggtgattttaatgcaaatagCACAGTTTGGGGGAAAAGtgatagtgcaaaatgcaaattcttgcaattttttgactggtcttaagattttgatcaggagtgtgtGAAATAGTTGGGAcctgtaaaatgtgaataaaaacagaatgcaatgatttacaaatattagaaacacataaatgtagtaaatatataaattgttgaaaataagaaattataCAACTTGTTGGAAAAATTAAggcaattttgaatttgatggcagcaactcagGTCCAAGTCTGGCATGGACattactgcatgggctcagggaCACGTCCACACATTGCTATGTTTACTACTATGTCcatcatgaataaaatatggctttatgagatttgcaaatcattgcattgcatttttatttacatttttcacaacatCCTAACTTCACTGAAattgtggttgttgttttactgttagGAGCTAGAGGTGCTTACCTGTCAGAGCTAACTAAGGATTCGCTATGTACCTCCACTcatgtttttcacacacacacctttctaGTGATGATGGTTATTTTCGGTACAGTGGCCTCTGCAAAAGCATACAGTAGTTTGGCTCCATGTCTGATGATGCCTCCGTACTCCTGAGCTGTTCCTGATGAGAACCATTACACATAACTGAAGGTGAATCTGAGCAATTGGTTCATTTTGCGCAGATGATTTCTGCTTTCATCTCACTACTCTAATGGTAAAGAAATTGATTTTACAAACAAGTTTAGCTATTTTAAATAATCGTATCAAGGAATACCTGGTAGAAAACCTGGAACATCCACAAAGGTGATGATGGGAATGTTGAAGGCATCACAAAAGCGAACAAAACGAGCTCCCTTCACTGAGGAGTTGATGTCCAAACAACCTGATGAACAGCACAAATATAACGGACTGAACAGCCAAACTTAAGTCCAACTGTGTAtgtacagtgtttgttttgattcttttttatttttacttaccAGATGCTACTTTGGGTTGATTACCCACAATGCCCACAGTGCGCCCATTCATTCTGGCAAATCCCACCACAATGTTTTTAGCGTAGGTGGGCATAATTTCAAAGAAGTCCCTCTCATCTACTatctaaaaagaaacattaggaaacaaagttttatttttaatggaaataaaatacaatgatATATCTTTAAGTGAGAGTCCTTGGTTAGGCACACACAGCATGAATGATGTCCAACATGTCGTAGGCTTTTGTTGACTCGAATGGGACAATGGTGTCCAATGACTTCACCAGACGATTGCTGCGAATAAAGACAATTCCAGGCAAGAGCTGAAAGACAACTTTGTATCCAAAAAGGTTAAGATATGAAAAAACTGTGTGATAAAAGAATTAAATGATTAGCACATGAAACAAACcctttttaacttaaaaataaaagtagaccGCTTCAATGgttagttttttctttcttttcaaacatCCCCTATGAAACCAGGCCTGATGCATCTTTGTTGTGAAccagttttagatgtaaaaatacagcagcagaatgaaacTTCACGAATCCTTTCACCTTTGATATGCATCTACACGTACAGTAGAGAGCAGTGCATGCAGCTATAACCAACAATGCTGTTGTGACTCAGCTGATTCAACATAATTTTGCTGCAGGTAAACTCACACTGATGCAGCAATAAGTTCCctttcagtttgttgaaattacaaaacaaccagcagcagcttcataAGAATGCCTTTTTACTCTGATAAGATGCGAACATTACATGAAGAGTTTGTTTCACTTCACATTTCATACAGTTTCACAGCTTTATTAGAAATGGGTTTATAAAACCAAAAGGCACCCTCTCTACAGCAGTTTGGAcataaaagatgtttgtttacctggGGTCATGGCACTCCCTGATGGGGGTGGGATCCTGATTGTTTAATGGAAGGAAGTTGAAGAACTCGCGCAGGTTGAGCAAAGCCTCAACATCATTCTCAAAAGCACGATGAGCCACACctttaaataagaaataacCCAAGTTTTAGTGGAAACAGACTTTCAACAAAAGCTTTGCTAAAACCCACACCACTGATTTGATGTGTCAACCTGAATTAACTTTTATAAACTTAACAAGTTCAGAAACATTATCCAGTTGGGTCCACTGGCTGATGTTTCAGAAGAGTTTACATAACTCTTGTGGATCCAAACACAATGCAGCTCTTGTTTTGTAGTGAAATCCAGCTTTTACACAAACAATCTGACCTGACACAGTCGTGTGAGTTTTGGCTCCACCGAGCTCCTCCTGAGTCACATCTTCATTGGTGACAGACTTCACAACATCTGGTCCTGTGATGAACAGATATGATGTGTCctataaacacaacacaaatgtTAGGAAGCGTAAATAACTTGCAGCTTACGCAGTTATTCTCTACGGGTGGGGTTTAGTATGTACATATGAGCAGCCTCGTACCTTAACCATGAAGGTGAAATCTGTCAGGGCGGGGGAGTAGACTGCCCCTCCTGCACAGGGACCCATGATGAGGGAGATCTGAGGGACAACTCCTGAAGCCAACACATTCCTCTGGAAAACAGGaatacattgttttaatttttttaaccaagaCAGCAGAAAAACTACAGTACTCCAACCTTGACTTTCAATCATGATTACTTCAAGGACAAGAAATGCGGCAAAATCTACAAAAACGCAAGCTGCTACATGTCAAGAAATTATCTGATGGGTTTTTAGAAGTTGCACAGTCTGAAATAACCTTTTAGGTTTAATAATTACAAAAGAATTCACACTGTGAAGCAATAgacatgtaaaaagaaaatatcaataACTACAATCATACATACCAGGAATATATCCGCATATCCAGCCAGGGACTCCACTCCCTCCTGGATCCGAGCTCCTCCAGAGTCGTTCAGCCCAATGACGGGAGCCCCAACGGTCATGGCCTGATCCATGATCTGAGCtcaaagatatttaaaaagtgatgaGCCAATAAGTGGGAAACATGAAAAATTACCATTCAAATACACATATAATCAGTGGTTATTAGTTTATAACAAGCAATatgaataaaaggaaaatgagtGTACAAAGTTGTTTACCTTACAGATCTTCTGAGCATGAGCGCCAGACAAGCTGCCACCAAACACTGTGAAGTCcttaaacaagtaaaaagagtaaaacagaaattttgCCAAGTTAAATGGCCaatgtgttttctgtccaataaaaaatatttacctgGCTGAAAACATAAACCAGCCTGCCACTGATCCTGCCTCGGCCGGTCACAACACTGTCACCAGGGAACTGGGAGGGAAAAATACACAacttgaataaaatgaaaaaactttttttaaaaacttccagGTGTAGTGTTTTGAATATTACCTTGTTTCTGTACTGTTCCATGCCAAAGTCAGAGCAACGATGCTCCACAAACATGTCTGTCTCAACAAAGGACTCAGGGTCCAGGAGGAGCTCCACCCGCTCTCTGGCTGTCAGCTTACCctacaaaacaacacaaacattactAAACATAGCTGTATTTTATTACAGGTGCCAGTTCATAAACGTTGAAGCAGTCTCATCACTATcttgttcaaaatgttcaacctgtatctcactgagcaactgtgaaaaaaaatgtgcaaatcattCACCAAAATGTGCGACTCAGGATTAGCGTCTAAGACTTTAGGTGGCAATATATTGCACAAcgtaaacaatttaaaaaaaaatgggattaGTGGGACTGGTAAAAGCCAGCCCTATTTAGAgattcacagtagaaacatttgACATTTGTCACAGAGATTTGAGCTTTACTTGTCTGAACTGGCTTTTTcctatatatacaaaaaaatccacacatcttctttcacccagtgtgtctcttaCTGCTGTAACTTAAAGTTTTATCTCAAATCCCAACAGAATGCAGAGAGTGCACAGCCAAGCTTTagttctcttcaaaactggaaatgaagggtctttttaacttgtcatatttccaacataaaacactttagaaacatttaaattcacaATATGACcatgtgtgggttttttatTGCGCAcgattaaaaaaattaaagatctgACTTACAAGCTTGAAGGTCTTTAAGCATAATGCAATGTTTACTTATGTCACTAGGTTATCTAAAtgcaataatacaaaaataagaaCTCACTTTTTGCATAACAAATCTACGTGTGAATACATAAAATCAATTGAAATGAGCTCATTCGTGCATTTCCCAAATAGTATTGCTAGGgtttctttgttgctgtttaaaaaacGTTATTTTTACTGAGATTAACTCAGTATTAGTTGCTTTCTCATTGGCACTgagaaagtttaaatttaatgttagACAGGTAAACTACGCAAAGCTAGAAGGTGGGTTTGAAACTAGTTTAAGAAACATTAATGAACAGTCCAACATCAACCTGTAtaactgtgacagaaaaaaacatttataagtGAATTTATcatgttaaattaattaaaagtaaaatgttaactagagaaattgcatttcctgagaaaatgcagtgtgaatgctttttttgctgaatgatttggccgaaagctgctgaagatgtGCTGAACTGTTGAGTTGAATGTAAACAGCTAAAGTTTTATCCGTTAGTAGttgaaagatttttaaagtttaatgaagaaaataaaagtaaaacatagaAGCTGATTTGAAGAAAAGATTTGcataaagcagaacaaaagtggaaaaaagcagaaattagttgaaaaagtTGATATTAgttgaaagaagcagaaacaaccaaaaagaaaaagctgaaattagcctGAAAGCCCATAGggctgatccctgacccatgagggttctagctgtgaagtttgacctttctACGGTACACAGTTGCtgagttagagcacatgggctcccatgactttgacctttgaccttgtgaccttaaACTCCAAAAGGCTATTCCTTGACCCATGAGAGGTCCACCTGTAAAGTTTGACCTTACTACTGTATACAGTTGCAGAATTAAAGCCTTCTTTCTcatgtgaccttgaactttgaccttgaaatccctagggctgatccctgacccatgggggttctagctgtgaagtttgaccttcctacagTCATAGGTGTAAatcctggggggggggggtccgaACCCCACAATCTTAGGGAAGTGTAGATTCCCCACCCCCCAATAATTCAATGATggaaactgtatttaaaaaatatcaatataaaaaggcaaaaaaaaagagagaaatccaCCAATAatctaagaaaaacaaaggaatttTTGCCTTCCCTGTTGGCAAATGGTTTAGTCCAATGTGTAGGAGGAGCAACAGCAGCGCCCTAAGGGACACAGGCTCTGGCTGAGCCGCTTCAGGTGGGAAGTGAACTGTGTGTCAAGTAGCTACTTCAAAAATAGGTGTGAGGCATTTTATTTGCTCCTACTTCTGAGTAGGATGAAACACATTAGCAAAGAGAATCAGACtagttttttcttctcattactTTGGTTAAGTCATATTTACTTGGTATAACACGGCTATCTTACTCTTCTGAGTCCAGCATGTCCAAGTCATATAACCGACTTAAAACACTCTAACGGGAAAGATCCGCCCTCTTAgggactttgttttaaattgtctcgaaagtccagacttcaagttttacaccagtttttaaattttctcgataggccaaggaaaaccagagttatgataaattattcacaacactttttttttttaaatatcgtCATCtttggagattaaaaaaaaaataaaattaataatgaaaGAGTCTTGGACAGACAGTGagactttgttgatgaactaggttatccattattttctttagagaaggattactggaaacagaacacgttttgtctgtctcccttccagccaaaataataacaagtgacagattcagatccatattttgaaagtatattttgagcatgcatcaggatatatttcataacatttacctgaatgatcctgcatgaacacgacatagaaaatgaccaaaactaagaatatgatgtgcccctctgccttgttttggacagaaacagaaatgagtggttcaaaggatttatggcaatttattagaactcctgattgttttgtctaaaaaacgcctaagaaattgtcaacattttaatggagaaagtgtatataactttgttgtttgctcaatttgttcacttgtttatgaatattactgattatatttgcatctatattgtaaaacatttcattaagtatgtttgtagTTCTATTTCGTATAGGCTTCGCCCTTTAAGGCTATCGCTAGTGGGTTTATCCCTTCGCGCGCAGcgcagcactgaaaactttagtccACGCCCACCTGCTGTGTGGGCCCCACCCCGGTCCGTATAAATAACGGTGAGACCGGGCNNNNNNNNNNNNNNNNNNNNNNNNNNNNNNNNNNNNNNNNNNNNNNNNNNNNNNNNNNNNNNNNNNNNNNNNNNNNNNNNNNNNNNNNNNNNNNNNNNNNNNNNNNNNNNNNNNNNNNNNNNNNNNNNNNNNNNNNNNNNNNNNNNNNNNNNNNNNNNNNNNNNNNNNNNNNNNNNNNNNNNNNNNNNNNNNNNNNNNNNNNNNNNNNNNNNNNNNNNNNNNNNNNNNNNNNNNNNNNNNNNNNNNNNNNNNNNNNNNNNNNNNNNNNNNNNNNNNNNNNNNNNNNNNNNNNNNNNNNNNNNNNNNNNNNNNNNNNNNNNNNNNNNNNNNNNNNNNNNNNNNNNNNNNNNNNNNNNNNNNNNNNNNNNNNNNNNNNNNNNNNNNNNNNNNNNNNNNNNNNNNNNNNNNNNNNNNNNNNNNNNNNNNNNNNNNNNNNNNNNNNNNNNNNNNNNNNNNNNNNNNNNNNNNNNNNNNNNNNNNNNNNNNNNNNNNNNNNNNNNNNNNNNNNNNNNNNNNNNNNNNNNNNNNNNNNNNNNNNNNNNNNNNNNNNNNNNNNNNNNNNNNNNNNNNNNNNNNNNNNNNNNNNNNNNNNNNNNNNNNNNNNNNNNNNNNNNNNNNNNNNNNNNNNNNNNNNNNNNNNNNNNNNNNNNNNNNNNNNNNNNNNNNNNNNNNNNNNNNNNNNNNNNNNNNNNNNNNNNNNNNNNNNNNNNNNNNNNNNNNNNNNNNNNNNNNNNNNNNNNNNNNNNNNNNNNNNNNNNNNNNNNNNNNNNNNNNNNNNNNNNNNNNNNNNNNNNNNNNNNNNNNNNNNNNNNNNNNNNNNNNNNNNNNNNNNNNNNNNNNNNNNNNNNNNNNNNNNNNNNNNNNNNNNNNNNNNNNNNNNNNNNNNNNNNNNNNNNNNNNNNNNNNNNNNNNNNNNNNNNNNNNNNNNNNNNNNNNNNNNNNNNNNNNNNNNNNNNNNNNNNNNNNNNNNNNNNNNNNNNNNNNNNNNNNNNNNNNNNNNNNNNNNNNNNNNNNNNNNNNNNNNNNNNNNNNNNNNNNNNNNNNNNNNNNNNNNNNNNNNNNNNNNNNNNNNNNNNNNNNNNNNNNNNNNNNNNNNNNNNNNNNNNNNNNNNNNNNNNNNNNNNNNNNNNNNNNNNNNNNNNNNNNNNNNNNNNNNNNNNNNNNNNNNNNNNNNNNNNNNNNNNNNNNNNNNNNNNNNNNNNNNNNNNNNNNNNNNNNNNNNNNNNNNNNNNNNNNNNNNNNNNNNNNNNNNNNNNNNNNNNNNNNNNNNNNNNNNNNNNNNNNNNNNNNNNNNNNNNNNNNNNNNNNNNNNNNNNNNNNNNNNNNNNNNNNNNNNNNNNNNNNNNNNNNNNNNNNNNNNNNNNNNNNNNNNNNNNNNNNNNNNNNNNNNNNNNNNNNNNNNNNNNNNNNNNNNNNNNNNNNNNNNNNNNNNNNNNNNNNNNNNNNNNNNNNNNNNNNNNNNNNNNNNNNNNNNNNNNNNNNNNNNNNNNNNNNNNNNNNNNNNNNNNNNNNNNNNNNNNNNNNNNNNNNNNNNNNNNNNNNNNNNNNNNNNNNNNNNNNNNNNNNNNNNNNNNNNNNNNNNNNNNNNNNNNNNNNNNNNNNNNNNNNNNNNNNNNNNNNNNNNNNNNNNNNNNNNNNNNNNNNNNNNNNNNNNNNNNNNNNNNNNNNNNNNNNNNNNNNNNNNNNNNNNNNNNNNNNNNNNNNNNNNNNNNNNNNNNNNNNNNNNNNNNNNNNNNNNNNNNNNNNNNNNNNNNNNNNNNNNNNNNNNNNNNNNNNNNNNNNNNNNNNNNNNNNNNNNNNNNNNNNNNNNNNNNNNNNNNNNNNNNNNNNNNNNNNNNNNNNNNNNNNNNNNNNNNNNNNNNNNNNNNNNNNNNNNNNNNNNNNNNNNNNNNNNNNNNNNNNNNNNNNNNNNNNNNNNNNNNNNNNNNNNNNNNNNNNNNNNNNNNNNNNNNNNNNNNNNNNNNNNNNNNNNNNNNNNNNNNNNNNNNNNNNNNNNNNNNNNNNNNNNNNNNNNNNNNNNNNNNNNNNNNNNNNNNNNNNNNNNNNNNNNNNNNNNNNNNNNNNNNNNNNNNNNNNNNNNNNNNNNNNNNNNNNNNNNNNNNNNNNNNNNNNNNNNNNNNNNNNNNNNNNNNNNNNNNNNNNNNNNNNNNNNNNNNNNNNNNNNNNNNNNNNNNNNNNNNNNNNNNNNNNNNNNNNNNNNNNNNNNNNNNNNNNNNNNNNNNNNNNNNNNNNNNNNNNNNNNNNNNNNNNNNNNNNNNNNNNNNNNNNNNNNNNNNNNNNNNNNNNNNNNNNNNNNNNNNNNNNNNNNNNNNNNNNNNNNNNNNNNNNNNNNNNNNNNNNNNNNNNNNNNNNNNNNNNNNNNNNNNNNNNNNNNNNNNNNNNNNNNNNNNNNNNNNNNNNNNNNNNNNNNNNNNNNNNNNNNNNNNNNNNNNNNNNNNNNNNNNNNNNNNNNNNNNNNNNNNNNNNNNNNNNNNNNNNNNNNNNNNNNNNNNNNNNNNNNNNNNNNNNNNNNNNNNNNNNNNNNNNNNNNNNNNNNNNNNNNNNNNNNNNNNNNNNNNNNNNNNNNNNNNNNNNNNNNNNNNNNNNNNNNNNNNNNNNNNNNNNNNNNNNNNNNNNNNNNNNNNNNNNNNNNNNNNNNNNNNNNNNNNNNNNNNNNNNNNNNNNNNNNNNNNNNNNNNNNNNNNNNNNNNNNNNNNNNNNNNNNNNNNNNNNNNNNNNNNNNNNNNNNNNNNNNNNNNNNNNNNNNNNNNNNNNNNNNNNNNNNNNNNNNNNNNNNNNNNNNNNNNNNNNNNNNNNNNNNNNNNNNNNNNNNNNNNNNNNNNNNNNNNNNNNNNNNNNNNNNNNNNNNNNNNNNNNNNNNNNNNNNNNNNNNNNNNNNNNNNNNNNNNNNNNNNNNNNNNNNNNNNNNNNNNNNNNNNNNNNNNNNNNNNNNNNNNNNNNNNNNNNNNNNNNNNNNNNNNNNNNNNNNNNNNNNNNNNNNNNNNNNNNNNNNNNNNNNNNNNNNNNNNNNNNNNNNNNNNNNNNNNNNNNNNNNNNNNNNNNNNNNNNNNNNNNNNNNNNNNNNNNNNNNNNNNNNNNNNNNNNNNNNNNNNNNNNNNNNNNNNNNNNNNNNNNNNNNNNNNNNNNNNNNNNNNNNNNNNNNNNNNNNNNNNNNNNNNNNNNNNNNNNNNNNNNNNNNNNNNNNNNNNNNNNNNNNNNNNNNNNNNNNNNNNNNNNNNNNNNNNNNNNNNNNNNNNNNNNNNNNNNNNNNNNNNNNNNNNNNNNNNNNNNNNNNNNNNNNNNNNNNNNNNNNNNNNNNNNNNNNNNNNNNNNNNNNNNNNNNNNNNNNNNNNNNNNNNNNNNNNNNNNNNNNNNNNNNNNNNNNNNNNNNNNNNNNNNNNNNNNNNNNNNNNNNNNNNNNNNNNNNNNNNNNNNNNNNNNNNNNNNNNNNNNNNNNNNNNNNNNNNNNNNNNNNNNNNNNNNNNNNNNNNNNNNNNNNNNNNNNNNNNNNNNNNNNNNNNNNNNNNNNNNNNNNNNNNNNNNNNNNNNNNNNNNNNNNNNNNNNNNNNNNNNNNNNNNNNNNNNNNNNNNNNNNNNNNNNNNNNNNNNNNNNNNNNNNNNNNNNNNNNNNNNNNNNNNNNNNNNNNNNNNNNNNNNNNNNNNNNNNNNNNNNNNNNNNNNNNNNNNNNNNNNNNNNNNNNNNNNNNNNNNNNNNNNNNNNNNNNNNNNNNNNNNNNNNNNNNNNNNNNNNNNNNNNNNNNNNNNNNNNNNNNNNNNNNNNNNNNNNNNNNNNNNNNNNNNNNNNNNNNNNNNNNNNNNNNNNNNNNNNNNNNNNNNNNNNNNNNNNNNNNNNNNNNNNNNNNNNNNNNNNNNNNNNNNNNNNNNNNNNNNNNNNNNNNNNNNNNNNNNNNNNNNNNNNNNNNNNNNNNNNNNNNNNNNNNNNNNNNNNNNNNNNNNNNNNNNNNNNNNNNNNNNNNNNNNNNNNNNNNNNNNNNNNNNNNNNNNNNNNNNNNNNNNNNNNNNNNNNNNNNNNNNNNNNNNNNNNNNNNNNNNNNNNNNNNNNNNNNNNNNNNNNNNNNNNNNNNNNNNNNNNNNNNNNNNNNNNNNNNNNNNNNNNNNNNNNNNNNNNNNNNNNNNNNNNNNNNNNNNNNNNNNNNNNNNNNNNNNNNNNNNNNNNNNNNNNNNNNNNNNNNNNNNNNNNNNNNNNNNNNNNNNNNNNNNNNNNNNNNNNNNNNNNNNNNNNNNNNNNNNNNNNNNNNNNNNNNNNNNNNNNNNNNNNNNNNNNNNNNNNNNNNNNNNNNNNNNNNNNNNNNNNNNNNNNNNNNNNNNNNNNNNNNNNNNNNNNNNNNNNNNNNNNNNNNNNNNNNNNNNNNNNNNNNNNNNNNNNNNNNNNNNNNNNNNNNNNNNNNNNNNNNNNNNNNNNNNNNNNNNNNNNNNNNNNNNNNNNNNNNNNNNNNNNNNNNNNNNNNNNNNNNNNNNNNNNNNNNNNNNNNNNNNNNNNNNNNNNNNNNNNNNNNNNNNNNNNNNNNNNNNNNNNNNNNNNNNNNNNNNNNNNNNNNNNNNNNNNNNNNNNNNNNNNNNNNNNNNNNNNNNNNNNNNNNNNNNNNNNNNNNNNNNNNNNNNNNNNNNNNNNNNNNNNNNNNNNNNNNNNNNNNNNNNNNNNNNNNNNNNNNNNNNNNNNNNNNNNNNNNNNNNNNNNNNNNNNNNNNNNNNNNNNNNNNNNNNNNNNNNNNNNNNNNNNNNNNNNNNNNNNNNNNNNNNNNNNNNNNNNNNNNNNNNNNNNNNNNNNNNNNNNNNNNNNNNNNNNNNNNNNNNNNNNNNNNNNNNNNNNNNNNNNNNNNNNNNNNNNNNNNNNNNNNNNNNNNNNNNNNNNNNNNNNNNNNNNNNNNNNNNNNNNNNNNNNNNNNNNNNNNNNNNNNNNNNNNNNNNNNNNNNNNNNNNNNNNNNNNNNNNNNNNNNNNNNNNNNNNNNNNNNNNNNNNNNNNNNNNNNNNNNNNNNNNNNNNNNNNNNNNNNNNNNNNNNNNNNNNNNNNNNNNNNNNNNNNNNNNNNNNNNNNNNNNNNNNNNNNNNNNNNNNNNNNNNNNNNNNNNNNNNNNNNNNNNNNNNNNNNNNNNNNNNNNNNNNNNNNNNNNNNNNNNNNNNNNNNNNNNNNNNNNNNNNNNNNNNNNNNNNNNNNNNNNNNNNNNNNNNNNNNNNNNNNNNNNNNNNNNNNNNNNNNNNNNNNNNNNNNNNNNNNNNNNNNNNNNNNNNNNNNNNNNNNNNNNNNNNNNNNNNNNNNNNNNNNNNNNNNNNNNNNNNNNNNNNNNNNNNNNNNNNNNNNNNNNNNNNNNNNNNNNNNNNNNNNNNNNNNNNNNNNNNNNNNNNNNNNNNNNNNNNNNNNNNNNNNNNNNNNNNNNNNNNNNNNNNNNNNNNNNNNNNNNNNNNNNNNNNNNNNNNNNNNNNNNNNNNNNNNNNNNNNNNNNNNNNNNNNNNNNNNNNNNNNNNNNNNNNNNNNNNNNNNNNNNNNNNNNNNNNNNNNNNNNNN is a window of Kryptolebias marmoratus isolate JLee-2015 linkage group LG10, ASM164957v2, whole genome shotgun sequence DNA encoding:
- the pccb gene encoding propionyl-CoA carboxylase beta chain, mitochondrial, whose amino-acid sequence is MAAFVVARSGCGLRNGLRVSFRSLAQLKYGAVPAVSLQTHVPQDRWYSVSHLSVKERIEEKREAALVGGGRKRIEAQHERGKLTARERVELLLDPESFVETDMFVEHRCSDFGMEQYRNKFPGDSVVTGRGRISGRLVYVFSQDFTVFGGSLSGAHAQKICKIMDQAMTVGAPVIGLNDSGGARIQEGVESLAGYADIFLRNVLASGVVPQISLIMGPCAGGAVYSPALTDFTFMVKDTSYLFITGPDVVKSVTNEDVTQEELGGAKTHTTVSGVAHRAFENDVEALLNLREFFNFLPLNNQDPTPIRECHDPSNRLVKSLDTIVPFESTKAYDMLDIIHAIVDERDFFEIMPTYAKNIVVGFARMNGRTVGIVGNQPKVASGCLDINSSVKGARFVRFCDAFNIPIITFVDVPGFLPGTAQEYGGIIRHGAKLLYAFAEATVPKITIITRKAYGGAYDVMSSKHLRGDVNYAWPTAEVAVMGAKGAVQIIFRGKENQAKAEAEYVEKFANPFPAAVRGFVDDIIEPATTRKKICSDLEMLASKKQVNPWKKHANIPL